GACGGTTATTACTATCGTTCAATCACAGAACGTTTAACCCATTTAAGCGTTCATTTGCAAAATTATTATTGGCTTGACTTCGATCGGCTTAATACGATTTACCGTTATAACGTTGAGGGGTATGGCAGCCAGGTCATCAATGCTTTCAATATTCAACCAAGCACGATTAAACCGGCGCTTATAGACTGGTTGCCCGCAAAAGGTGGTTATTTCGCTGGTAACGTGGGCCCTGGACGTATGGACTTTCGTTATTTTGCGCAAGGAAACCTGTTGGCAATAGTTTCGTCGTTAGCAACGCAGGATCAGTCACACAAAATTATGGCATTGATTGAGCAACGTTGGAACGACCTGATTGGGCAGATGCCAGTTAAGCTCTGTTTTCCTGCATTGGAAGGGAATGATTGGGAAATCGTAACAGGAGCTGATCCGAAAAATTCTGCCTGGTCATACCATAACGGAGGGAATTGGCCTTTTTTGCTCTGGCTGTTTGCGGCGGCCGCACAAAAGTCGGGTCATCCAACATTAGCCATGCGCGCATTGGAATCCGCTGCAGAAAGACTAGCGGACGAATGTTGGCCTGAGTACTTTGATGGACACTATGGTCAGCTCGTCGGGAAGGAAGCGCGACGCTTTCAGAGTTGGTCAGTAGCCGGTTTTTTGGCCGCTTATCAGTTACTCGAACAACCAAGCCAGCTGAATTTAATTGAATTTGGGTTCCAGCTCAACTGACCGTCAAACTTGGGGATGGAATCAGATACTTTATCATCTCAACTTCCGGAAAACCCCGGTCTTAAGGCCGAGGATGGATAGGGAGTCAGCTTCGTTGATACTAAAGCCTGTTTTTCACCTATTTCTGTTAAAGTGTGTGAATGGAAATGAAGCGCGCATACAAATTCAGGTTTTACCCAACTTTTGAGCAAGAAACTATTCTGGCTCAAACATTCGGGTGTGCTCGGTTTGTCTATAATCGCATGTTGCGCGTTCGTTCTGATGCTTGGTATACCGAGAAAAAAGGAATCGGGTATCATGCTACCTCCTCTTTGTTGACCGAGTTAAAAAAAGAGCCTGAATTTGAATGGCTGAACAAAGTTTCCAGTGTTCCTGTGCAGCAATCTCTCCGCCACTTGCAAACGGCATTTGGTAATTTCTTTGCCAAACGAGCCAAATACCCGTCATTCAAAAGCAAGCATGAGAAGCAATCGGCTGAATACACGTCCAGCGCCTTCAAGTGGGACGGTAAGTCTCTGAAACTGGCGAAGATGAAAGATCCACTGAATATCAGATGGTCGCGCACCCTTCCTAAGGCGACAAAACTAACGATTGCAACAGTCTCTAAAGACTCAGCGAGTCGATACCATGTTTCTATGCTTTGCGACGACTCTGTTGCGCGAAAGCCAAGGGTTAGCGGCAAAGTCGGCATTGACTTAGGATTAACGCACTTCGCTATTCTTTCTACGGGCGAGAAGATTGCGTCTCCTAACACGCTACGAAAGAATGAAACCAGGCTTGCTAAGCTGCAACGCAAGCTATCTAAAAAGCGCAAAGGGTCGGCCAATAGACAAAAAGCCAGACTGAAAGTAGCGTGACTACATGCAGGAATTGCTGATGCTCGTAAAGACTTTCTACATAAACTCTCAACACGGCTAGTGAACGAAAACCAAGTGATAGCTGTAGCGTCTTTAGCTGTTAGCAATATGAAGAAAAATCGTTGCCTCGCAAAATCAATTTCCGATGCAGGATGGGGTGAATTTGTGCGGCAATTAGAATACAAGTCGCTGTGGTACGGGCGAGAGCTTGTAGGTATTGACCGATGGTATCCAAGCAGCAAACGCTGCTCGGGATGTGGGCATACCGTAAACAAGATGCCTTTGAATGTGCGTGAATGGACTTGTCCGGAATGCGGATCAATCCATGATCGAGACATCAACGCAGCGCGTAATGTTTTGGCCGCTGGACTGGCGGTGTCAGCCCTTGGAGAATCTATAAGTCCTGTTTGCATTTAGGTGCGTCCGGGTTGGATTCGTTGAATTGGGAATCCCCTTCGTTTACGGAGGGGAGCAGTCAAGAGCCTTAGAGATAGCGATCTCCGAACAGAAACAGTATCAGCGATGCGCCCAGCATACCGCCGGTGAACTACACCAGCGCGTAGAGTAACGCATCTCATTTCGTAATCTTTCCCAGGCGAAAAAATGTCAAAGTCACGGCTGGGTTGAAATGTGGGCTGGGCTGGCGGCCCAAGAGAGAGTAGATGATTCCAATGGTGGTCAAACCCATCGCTAATCCAATGATGATACGACGCAAGTCGCTATCAGTGATTGATTCACGCAGAAGATAGTCGGGAGATTCCAGAAGGATCATTGAAATTCCGGCCATGATCATGAACATGCTTGGGCTCCAGCCGTCTATAAGGTACTCATGCCAGTATCCCCTTAGTGTGCCTGTAGCAGATTCATTCTCAACCACCTTCGGCGAAGCCTGGGTAGAGCGTCATGCCACCATCTACAAATAGACTGACGCCAGTAATGTAGTCAGCATCGTCAGAAGCGAGCCAAGCTACCACGCGAGCGATATCTTCGGGTTCTCCGATGCGCTTATAAGGGATCAGTTCCATCAGCTTATCGTAAGCTTCCGCAGTTTTCCAAGCTAAACGATTAATTGGCGTACGGATGGCACCGGGACAGACGCTGTTGACCCGTATACGATAGGGCGCGACTTCCTGGGCGATGCTCTTGTTCATCAGCATGACGCCGCCCTTGGAAGCGGCATAATTAACGTGGCCGGCCCAAGGGATGACTTCATGTACCGAGCTGATACTGATAATTTTTCCGGCGGCATTGGATACTGCCGGCACCACACCACGACGCTTAAACTCACGAATCGCCTCGCGTGCGCATAGAAATTGGCCGGTGAGATTCACGTCGATGACTTTTTGCCATTGCGCCAAGGTCATTTGGTCGAAAGGCGCGTCCTGCTGCAAGCCAGCGTTGTTCACCAGAATATCGATGGTACCAAAAGTCTCAATTGTCTGCTGGAACATGGCCTGTACCTGATCCTCACGCGATACATCTGCCTGAACAGCGATAGCATGGCCACCGCTGGCTTTGATAGCTGCGACCATCTCATTGGCGGCATCTTCCGAGCCAATGTAATTGATAGCCACATCGGCGCCCTCCTGAGCGAGGTAGATGGCTATATTTTTACCGATACCAGAAGTCGCACCGGTCACTAAAGCTTTTTGTCCTCTTAGCAGATTGCGGTGCGGGCAGTGCGGCATTACGACATCAGGCAGTTGTTCGTTGGTAGCCATTGGGGGTTTCCTGTGTTTGTGCAAGCAGTGCTTAATGGGGGTTAGCTTAAAATACGTTACCACTAGTTGGCAAAATATTTCGTTGTATAGTTAACCAAGTGCTTGTGTGGCGGCCGTCATGATTTAGTTGCACCCAAGTGGGTTTGCGCCAATACAGCACATTTTGAAGTGATGCAGGCCATCAGACTATTCCAGGATTTTGCAAAAGACTGCTCACCCTCTTGCTGAAGCCGTGCAGCGAGTGCAGCGAGTGCAGCTTCATTCACCCCTGCTTGCGCAAATTCAGCAAGCACAGCCTCGGCATTGCCACCATCCAGAGGTAGAGTGCGCCCAACGGTACCGTGTTCAGCAAAAGCTAGCAGGGTCTTTTCGGGTATCGTGTTAACGGTATTCGATGCGGCGAGTGCTTCAAGATAAAGTGTGTCCGGCGCGTTAGGGTCTTTGGTGCCGGTGCTGGCCCACAGCAGGCGTTGTGATCTTGCGCCGGCGTCAATCAATTTTTGCCAGCGTGGTGACGTCAATAATTCACGATAAGCTTTATAGGTACGCATGGCAATAGCAATACCGAGACGGTTGCGCAGTGTTTCGGACACTTTGGCCTGAATAGCGACATCCCAGCGGCTGATAAAAAGCGAGGCTACACTGGTTACTTTGGGATCAAGCCCGACAGCGAGGCGTCGTTCTATGCCGCGCATATAGGCTTCGGCTGCAGAAATGTAATGCTCGCGAGAGAACAACAATGTCACATTTACCGGCACGCCTGCAAAGATCACTTCTTCTATGGCCGGTATGCCGGCTTTGTTGCCGGGTATTTTAATGAAAAGATTTTTGCGGTTTGCTTGGGCGTAAAGTTGTATTGCCGCTTGAATGGTGTCTGCTGTGTTATTTGCCAGCAGAGGAGATACCTCCAGTGATGCCCAGCCATCGACACCGCCGGTAGTGTCATGCACGGAACGAAATAGATCGCTAGCCTGCCTCAGGTCTTCCAGCGCCAGTTCGAAAAAAGGGGCTTCCCCGGATTTTCCGGCAAGCGCTTTCTCGCGAATGGCAGCATCATAAAAATCGCTATTCCGGATCGCCTGATCGAAGATACTGGGATTGGAGGTTAAGCCTGTCACGGAAAGCTCGTTGATATAGCGGGCCAGTGTGCCGTTTATTAGCAGCCCACGGGTGATATTGTCAAGCCAGATGCTTTGGCCAAGTTCGTGCAGTTGCTGCGTGGTCTTCATGATGACTCCTATTGAATATAAATATAAAATGCAAATTTTTCTTTAGATATAATAGTCATGAGATATTTATTCAGAGGGCAATACATCTGGTTTGCATAGTGGCGGGGAATGAAGCAGTATTTTTGGCGTATCCTGTGACGATGCGGTGCCATCTCTTGAGATGGAGGAAAGCATTTTCAATAAGATTATGGGATTCTTCGTCGTAAGATCTTTGTGTGTGCGATTCTTCTTTGAGGGAATTGCGATTTCCATATCCTGCCTCCTTGCCTATTCAATAATTGCATTGCTGTCATAACCACAATTTACCAGTAAATGATTCGCATCAAGTCCTTCGATCAAGCGATCAGTCTGCGTGCAATCCATTGTGGTACCCTGTGCAATAAAAATACTGACCGGCATACCATGCACATCTATGGCCAGATGTAGCTTAGTGTTGAGTCACCTTTTGTGCGGCTCATGTTCTGGTTGCCACCCTTGGCCCCTGCGAAATAGGAGTGAGCCTTGCAGTGGCTGGCTTCAATCACCAGCCATTCGTAACCCGGATCGTCAATCAAGACTTCCAGTCTTTTTCCCAGATGCCCTTGTCGCGCTAGTGGATAAAGCGGCGGTGTGTATTGCTTTGAGACCTTTGCAAAAGCCCTCACCATAAGTTTTTGACTGTTGATTATAAAGGATTAATTTTTCAACTGTAGGGGTTTTGCAAAGGCCTCGCTTTAACTCCCGTAATTCGGCGACAAATCCCGCTGCGGTACGCCCGTCTCGTGCGCATAGTCTAGAAAATGGCATTAATGAAGGGATAGTTATCTCTAGCTATGCTTCCCCAAATGCCTTGATGGCCAGGCAAATGGGTCTTAAGCGGCCCGATACGAGGTGAATGTCATATGTGCTCCTTTTGCTTTTACAGGGATCTCATATTTTTCATTTCATGACTATATTATTTAAGGCATCAAGCAAGATAGAAAACACTGCTACCGCTCGGTATCGTTATGCGCCTACGTGTCCGGGGCCGGGATTATGCCAATTACCATTTGGAGCGATCAACACGTCAGCTGCTCCGGGTCCCCAGCTGTAGGGCTGGTAGAGGTGAACCGGGCAATGTGATGTAAGAACTGGGTCAACCACTGCCCAAGCAGCTTCAACCGCGTCTTCGCTAGCAAAAAGTGCGCCATTACCCGCCATGGCATCGCTTAGTAGCCGTTCGTAGGGTGTTTCGGTTTCCCGCCTTATGATTCGTTCGCCACCCAGATAGAGTTCATGCTGGTCGCCGACGAATTCTTTCCCTTCACGTTTAACGCGCGCGGCAAGTGCGATACCGGAATTGGGAGAAAGCCAGAAACGCAGATAGTTTGCGCGTCCACTCGTTGGTTGCGAGTCGGCGAATAACTTTGATGGTGGCGGCTTTAGTTGAATTAGAACCTCGGCAACCGACTCACGCATGAATTTGCCAGAACGTAAATACCAGGGCACACCCGCCCAGCGCCACGAATCGATGAAAAGCCGCAGGGCACAAAAAGTTTCCACATCGGAATCCGCTGCCACCCCGGGTTCTTCTCGGTAGCCAATGTACTGGCCACGTACCAGATCGTTTGGTTTCAATGCACACATGGCTCGAAACACTTCGGCTTTCTGTGTATGCACGGCTGCATAACCTCTGTATGAAGGCGGCTCCATTGCAAGCAGAGCGACGATCTGAAAGAGGTGATTTTGCACGACATCGCGTAAACACCCAGTGGTTTCATAAAACGCACCGCGCTCATTTACTCCAAAATCTTCAGATAAGGTTATCTGAACGCTATCTATATAGTTGCGGTTCCAGATCGGTTCCAAAAAGGAATTGGCGAAACGAAAATAAAGAATATTCATAATCGCTTCTTTTCCCAGATAATGATCGATGCGTAAGATCGATTCTTCCGGAAACGCTGATCGT
This genomic window from Nitrosomonas cryotolerans ATCC 49181 contains:
- a CDS encoding glycoside hydrolase 100 family protein; the protein is MIDTKLIDTAWCELYKSVIEYKGQPVGTVAARDPGIDILNYDHCFVRDFAVSALAFLMRGDTEIVRNFLTIMVELQGKVKYMNCFMVGKGLMPASFRVVKTDGIAQLEADFGEKSIARVSPVDSGLWWLIVLRAYVRATGDTTLIKQPEFQQAIKLTLELFLEPHFDMRPTLLVTDGAYMIDRRMGVYGYPFDIQSLLFAALSAARELLIEDGYYYRSITERLTHLSVHLQNYYWLDFDRLNTIYRYNVEGYGSQVINAFNIQPSTIKPALIDWLPAKGGYFAGNVGPGRMDFRYFAQGNLLAIVSSLATQDQSHKIMALIEQRWNDLIGQMPVKLCFPALEGNDWEIVTGADPKNSAWSYHNGGNWPFLLWLFAAAAQKSGHPTLAMRALESAAERLADECWPEYFDGHYGQLVGKEARRFQSWSVAGFLAAYQLLEQPSQLNLIEFGFQLN
- a CDS encoding SDR family oxidoreductase yields the protein MATNEQLPDVVMPHCPHRNLLRGQKALVTGATSGIGKNIAIYLAQEGADVAINYIGSEDAANEMVAAIKASGGHAIAVQADVSREDQVQAMFQQTIETFGTIDILVNNAGLQQDAPFDQMTLAQWQKVIDVNLTGQFLCAREAIREFKRRGVVPAVSNAAGKIISISSVHEVIPWAGHVNYAASKGGVMLMNKSIAQEVAPYRIRVNSVCPGAIRTPINRLAWKTAEAYDKLMELIPYKRIGEPEDIARVVAWLASDDADYITGVSLFVDGGMTLYPGFAEGG
- the tal gene encoding transaldolase; this translates as MKTTQQLHELGQSIWLDNITRGLLINGTLARYINELSVTGLTSNPSIFDQAIRNSDFYDAAIREKALAGKSGEAPFFELALEDLRQASDLFRSVHDTTGGVDGWASLEVSPLLANNTADTIQAAIQLYAQANRKNLFIKIPGNKAGIPAIEEVIFAGVPVNVTLLFSREHYISAAEAYMRGIERRLAVGLDPKVTSVASLFISRWDVAIQAKVSETLRNRLGIAIAMRTYKAYRELLTSPRWQKLIDAGARSQRLLWASTGTKDPNAPDTLYLEALAASNTVNTIPEKTLLAFAEHGTVGRTLPLDGGNAEAVLAEFAQAGVNEAALAALAARLQQEGEQSFAKSWNSLMACITSKCAVLAQTHLGATKS
- the zwf gene encoding glucose-6-phosphate dehydrogenase, whose translation is MNIPHSDAFVFFGATGDLAYKKIFPALQAMILHNDLNVPIIGVARSDWTLDKLREHARDSLEHNGGVDEHAFTRLSALLQYVDGDYQDAATFDQLKLALNGAIRPLHYLAIHPGMFGTVVQALAKSGCTKNARVIVEKPFGRDLATAHELNCALRSAFPEESILRIDHYLGKEAIMNILYFRFANSFLEPIWNRNYIDSVQITLSEDFGVNERGAFYETTGCLRDVVQNHLFQIVALLAMEPPSYRGYAAVHTQKAEVFRAMCALKPNDLVRGQYIGYREEPGVAADSDVETFCALRLFIDSWRWAGVPWYLRSGKFMRESVAEVLIQLKPPPSKLFADSQPTSGRANYLRFWLSPNSGIALAARVKREGKEFVGDQHELYLGGERIIRRETETPYERLLSDAMAGNGALFASEDAVEAAWAVVDPVLTSHCPVHLYQPYSWGPGAADVLIAPNGNWHNPGPGHVGA